The proteins below come from a single Dermatophagoides farinae isolate YC_2012a chromosome 7, ASM2471394v1, whole genome shotgun sequence genomic window:
- the LOC124497290 gene encoding uncharacterized protein LOC124497290 isoform X1, translating to MEMETIHSTMIYDPGPVLDNDLSMKNYFNNHHNHNHNHPELEHLAKTMPSPTMIDNESNMISPTSSTNHIRSQSRMSISHDKGLLNMPGQNNCFLNSAVQVLWHLDIFRRSFRELQGHACMGDSCIFCALKELFNQFQSSTESALPPDSLRFALAQAFSDQRRFRLGYMDDAAECFENILFRIHYHITNQELDSQSKCLPHCIPHEKFSMNLFEQIICYSCGATSDPFMFSQMVHYISTSALCTAATTTSSSSSTLTSTSNHNVVVNVVGNNKNNNNNGHNNVADDNVSGHKIMLNFGQLIKMVNSMGDIRNCPKMCGAKMNIEKRLLNRPDIISIGLVWDTDHPSLSFIRNVYQLIGTNIRLNEIFNLNETNSFHHHHDQQFDNQQLDLVGLVTYYGKHYSTYIFNTKLSQWIYFDDATVRVVGPRWQQVVEKCIKGHFQPLLLLYSNPNAKIINTSYASKEIIPMTVIKKPVVDEMESSSLVVNSSSNIVNPPTSITTRKSPTPPPIPPHNLLSSYTKPKSSSDTTTTINNSKSDTVSHHSNHHHQQQQKPNPLLYRPNVAHYNSDVPDSPSATSTTSYFSDVGADSTDGYISRKTVENIIKIQQRSKSSAKTLKNSLKLDNTLSTMINNSIYDNQKYNRNSSSSLESFDSVVRGSKICSTLPTSMMINQMNTCSLQRRDSGNSSSDRASSASSNDTSYHYSQRQQLMSKNSHRNTLTAKNASDQGYDSFSLSSSDSYPSTISPSKLNNRLKQIPEDDSQLIEMVNNLPTMDECDKLCSEADILLLRSHEKEREGDLRAAAALSDSAAAKARLAMDIPYSNHQTLISAKMKHSMCVMRSASLHKRVVELETEEKRLLKVAAMEAAVHHSRQSSRDSSYGRHSRQSSRDNKDPTKSISAHKQDASNDNTMNVVKSKSDSKNHWPSLEIYATLPKKSKRKSNTKDTISAENAANKMKDNATKSIASNYDHQLIYENLQMIKSQTKSNKSRVSLISDSEFSDYYSEWEAIRKKKPQTKINDPITNTGWQSCRENTDSDAGYAEFGSPQVSSKLSKSNLNNKKIAPKSQCKVKRKLMFGNFLKSKNQSLPDLREEILHHNNNNNNNETAEGNKCKDDENIHRSSAVAQINAKGFHQSHRSFVAEQGFISKPLLIKVKPPAVLNGSKKPLPPLPLPPLPPLSSSRSSFEKKVQHEQYESSKNNQIAPKATTNTTAIVKSDCAIREKPLPPKRNLFLEELNRKRSEILKCDKQNNDMDNDGPRDDRKNEKIYCNVQLKTLPSPSNIGQQQQQQDKGKLKSATVSGPTPVPIISRKPSMFEITNFISKNSPPPSSNQSIDHNRNITTTTSSTSSSSSTTTTTTTVHMPIPVNPRSTRLQRPPDYETTLKRLHQKQSNPIYSNLPPPPPSPTTTTIPMIMMLEQRTNFNDQIIPSSSFNTNHQQQVNLQQQTLSNSIDTQILPATQRNNKKSVKFSDHIELVACADDDDEIDEPLPNLLLEKVLGKTQNLVYTLQK from the exons GTTCTATGGCATCTGGATATATTTCGTCGAAGTTTTCGTGAATTACAAGGCCATGCCTGTATGGGTGATTCATGTATTTTCTGTGCTTTGAAG gaacttttcaatcaatttcaaagtAGTACAGAATCAGCATTACCACCAGATTCATTACGATTTGCATTAGCCCAAGCATTTAGTGATCAACGTAGATTTCGACTTGGCTATATGGATGATGCTGCCGAATGTTTT GAGAACATCTTATTTCGTATACATTATCATATAACCAATCAAGAGCTTGATTCACAATCCAAATGTTTACCACATTGTATACCTCATGAAAAGTTTTCAATGAATCTATTTGAACAG ATCATTTGCTATTCATGCGGTGCGACCTCCGATCCATTCATGTTTTCACAAATGGTCCATTATATATCTACCTCGGCATTATGTACggctgctactactacttcctcttcttcatcaacattgacatCGACATCAAATCATAATGTAGTTGTCAATGTTGTTggcaacaataaaaataataataataatggccataACAATGTTGCTGACGATAATGTTAGTGGCCATAAAATCATGTTGAATTTCGgacaattgattaaaatggTCAATTCAATGGGCGATATTCGTAATTGTCCG aaaATGTGTGGCGCAAAAATGAATATCGAAAAACGACTACTCAATAGACCAGATATAATAAGCATTGGTCTTGTATGGGATACTGATcatccatcattatcgttcATTCGAAATGTCTATCAATTGATTGGAACGAATATTCGTTTGAATGAA atatttaatttaaatgaaaccaattcttttcatcatcatcatgatcaacaatttgataatcaacaattaGATCTAGTTGGTTTGGTTACATATTATGGTAAACATTATAGTACATACATATTCAACACAAAACTATCACAATGGATCTATTTTGATGATGCCACTGTACGCGTTGTTGGTCCAAGATGGCAACAAGTTGTAGAAAAATGTATTAAAGGCCATTTtcaaccattattattattatattcaaatcCGAAtgcaaaaattatcaatactTCATATGCTTCGAAAGAAATTATACCAATGACGGTCATTAAAAAACCTGTTGTCGATGAaatggaatcatcatcattggtcgTAAATTCTTCTAGTAATATAGTCAATCCACCCACCTCTATTACAACAAGAAaatcaccaacaccacctCCAATACCTCCTCATaatctattatcatcatatacgaaaccgaaatcatcatcagatacaacaacaaccataaaTAATTCGAAATCAGACACGGTTAGTCATCatagtaatcatcatcatcaacaacaacaaaagccgaatccattattatatcGGCCCAATGTTGCACATTATAATTCCGATGTGCCTGATTCACCATCAGCCACCTCGACCACTTCATATTTCAGTGATGTAGGTGCTGATTCTACTGATGGTTATATATCGAGAAAAACTGTAgaaaatataatcaaaattcaacaacgaTCTAAATCATCAgcaaaaactttgaaaaattcattaaaattagATAATACTTTATcaacaatgatcaataatagcatctatgataatcaaaaatataaTCGAAATAGTTCAAGTAGTcttgaatcatttgattctgttgttcGTGGTTCAAAAATTTGTTCCACTTTGCCCACatctatgatgataaatcaaatgaataccTGTTCATTGCAACGACGAGATTCTGGAAATTCTAGCAGTGATCGAGCTTCAAGTGCTTCGTCAAATGATACATCATATCATTATAGTCAACGTCAACAATTAATGTCGAAAAATTCTCATCGTAATACTTTGACAGCGAAGAATGCTTCTGATCAAGGTTATGATTCGTTTTCATTATCTAGTTCTGATAGTTATCCATCGACTATTTCaccatcaaaattgaataaccGTTTGAAACAGATTCCTGAAGATGATAGTCAACTTATTGAAATGGTCAATAATTTACCGACGATGGATGAATGCGATAAACTTTGTTCAGAAGCAGACATACTTTTATTACGATCACATGAAAAAGAACGTGAAGGTGATTTAAGAGCAGCCGCTGCATTAAGTGATTCAGCTGCAGCAAAAGCACGATTAGCCATGGACATACCGTACAGTAATCATCAAACACTAATATCGGCCAAAATGAAACATAGCATGTGTGTCATGCGATCGGCAAGCTTACATAAACGAGTAGTGGAACTTGAAACCGAAGAAAAACGATTGTTAAAAGTGGCCGCAATGGAAGCTGCCGTACATCATAGTCGACAATCAAGCCGAGATAGTAGCTATGGGCGACATAGTCGACAATCTAGTCGTGATAATAAAGATCCAACCAAATCGATAAGCGCTCATAAACAAGATGCATCCAATGATAATACAATGAACGTAGTCAAATCCAAATCGGATAGTAAAAATCATTGGCCATCACTAGAAATTTATGCAACATTACCGAAAAAATCTAAACGtaaatcaaatacaaaagATACGATTTCGGCCGAAAATGCtgcaaacaaaatgaaagatAATGCTACTAAATCAATAGCTtcaaattatgatcatcaattgatctATGAAAACTTACAAATGATTAAATCGCAAACAAAATCTAATAAATCTAGAGTATCTTTGATATCAGATTCAGAATTTAGTGATTATTATAGCGAATGGGAAGCCATTCGTAAGAAGAAACCACaaaccaaaatcaatgatcCGATTACAAATACGGGTTGGCAAAGTTGTCGTGAAAATACAGATAGCGATGCTGGATATGCAGAATTCGGATCACCACAAGTTTCTTCAAAATTATcgaaatcaaatttgaataataagaaaattgCACCAAAAAGTCAATGTAAAGTCAAACGGAAATTAATGTTTGGTAATTTtcttaaatcaaaaaatcaaagtctTCCAGATCTTCGTGAAGAAATTTtgcatcacaacaacaacaacaacaacaatgaaacgGCAGAAGGAAACAAAtgtaaagatgatgaaaatattcaccGATCATCGGCTGTTGCACAAATCAATGCTAAAGGATTTCATCAATCACATCGATCATTTGTAGCGGAACAAGGTTTCATATCCAAACCATTGTTAATCAAGGTAAAACCACCTGCTGTTTTAAATGGATCGAAAAAGCCATTACCTCCACTTCCGttaccaccactaccacctttatcatcatcacgatcatcatttgaaaaaaaagtacaacACGAACAatatgaatcatcaaaaaataatcagATTGCACCGAAAGCTACAACTAATACTACAGCAATAGTTAAATCGGATTGCGCGATCCGAGAGAAACCATTGCCACCGAAACGTAATTTATTTCTTGAAGAATTAAATCGAAAACGAAGtgaaatattgaaatgtgacaaacaaaacaatgatatggataatgatggtcCACGTGATGATCGTAAGAACGAGAAAATATATTGTAATGTTCAGCTTAAAACATTACCGTCACCAAGCAACAtcggacaacaacaacaacaacaagacaaAGGCAAATTAAAATCAGCTACCGTTTCAGGTCCGACACCGGTGCCAATAATTAGTAGAAAACCTAGTATGTTTGAAATTACGAATTTTATCTCGAAAAATTctccaccaccatcatctaATCAAAGTATTGATCATAATCGAaacattacaacaacaacatcatcgacatcatcatcatcttcaacaacgacaacaacaacaacagttcATATGCCAATACCAGTTAATCCACGATCAACAAGGCTTCAAAGGCCACCAGATTATGAAACAACATTAAAACGAttacatcaaaaacaatcaaatccaaTCTATTCGAATCTACCACCGCCgccaccatcaccaacaacaacaacaataccaatgattatgatgttggaacaacgaacaaatttcaatgatcaaatcataccatcatcatcgttcaaTACtaatcatcagcaacaagtcaatctacaacaacaaacattatcAAATTCGATTGATACACAAATACTACCGGCAACACAAcggaataataaaaaaagtgTAAAATTTTCCGATCATATCGAATTGGTTGCATgtgccgatgatgatgatgagattgaTGAACCATTACCGAATCTGTTATTGGAAAAAGTTTTAGGCAAAACACAAAATCTTGTCTATACATTacagaaataa